The following are from one region of the Candidatus Kryptoniota bacterium genome:
- a CDS encoding NADH-quinone oxidoreductase subunit J translates to MNLELIGFLILAAVAIISAVLMITRRNPVASALYLVLNFFVIAVLYLFLRAQFIAIIQITVYAGAIMVLFLFVIMLLNLGDERLSRWKPTTANTVATLLCVAFLIEILYFVRAYTSKGPISSQAETLGTVEAIGKVLFGNYLFPFEITSFLLLAAIVGAVLLAKKKFD, encoded by the coding sequence TTGAATCTCGAGCTTATTGGGTTTTTAATTCTCGCTGCTGTTGCAATAATTTCTGCCGTCCTGATGATCACCCGCCGGAACCCCGTTGCGAGTGCGCTGTATCTGGTACTGAACTTCTTCGTGATTGCAGTGCTTTATCTCTTTCTGCGCGCTCAGTTCATTGCGATCATCCAGATCACAGTCTACGCCGGCGCCATCATGGTACTCTTTCTCTTTGTGATAATGCTGCTCAACCTGGGAGATGAAAGACTTTCTCGCTGGAAGCCGACTACCGCGAATACAGTCGCGACCCTTCTCTGTGTCGCCTTTCTCATAGAGATTTTATATTTCGTGAGAGCCTACACTTCCAAGGGACCAATATCGTCTCAAGCGGAGACTCTCGGTACGGTAGAAGCGATAGGCAAGGTCCTGTTCGGCAATTACCTATTCCCATTCGAAATTACTTCGTTCCTCCTACTGGCAGCAATAGTGGGAGCGGTTTTGCTTGCAAAGAAAAAATTCGATTAA
- a CDS encoding YdeI/OmpD-associated family protein: MGKKDPRVDAYIAKSEKFAQPILIHLRKIVDRACPDVVETIKWNMPIFEYKGILCNMASFKNHCAFGFWKGKLIFGNKRAKEETQAMGSFGKIGSVQDLPSEKIIASYIKKAMELNEVGIKTPARRKAGLEVESIPPAYFMDALKKNKMALETYEKFSPGNKREYVMWILEAKTDETRNKRLKTAIEWMAEGKIRNWKYVKK; the protein is encoded by the coding sequence ATGGGCAAAAAGGACCCGAGAGTTGACGCTTACATTGCAAAGTCGGAAAAGTTCGCGCAACCTATCCTGATTCATTTGCGGAAGATCGTAGATCGCGCGTGTCCCGATGTTGTGGAAACCATCAAGTGGAACATGCCCATCTTCGAGTACAAGGGCATCCTTTGCAACATGGCCTCATTTAAGAATCACTGCGCCTTCGGGTTCTGGAAGGGCAAGTTGATTTTCGGCAACAAGCGTGCGAAAGAAGAAACCCAGGCAATGGGGAGCTTTGGAAAAATTGGATCGGTTCAAGATCTTCCTTCCGAAAAGATAATTGCATCGTACATCAAGAAAGCAATGGAGCTGAACGAAGTCGGAATCAAAACTCCAGCACGAAGAAAGGCGGGTCTCGAAGTCGAATCAATTCCTCCGGCCTATTTCATGGATGCACTGAAGAAGAATAAGATGGCGCTCGAGACCTACGAGAAATTCAGTCCCGGCAATAAGAGAGAGTATGTAATGTGGATTCTCGAAGCTAAGACGGATGAGACTAGAAACAAGCGATTGAAAACTGCGATCGAATGGATGGCAGAAGGGAAAATCAGAAACTGGAAGTACGTAAAGAAATGA
- a CDS encoding DUF1579 family protein, protein MSKYFALSVTVIALLAVQSQCQMAKPVFGPELAKLSFLTGHFSTQTKVYMDPNSGEPIVGSGTSTLRWGLDSMFVFLDATENNPGLGQYKGFGILGYESRSGKYVLTMYNNFGDRPEYTGAFSGDTLTMSSNISTPEGPFVQSLKWFKEGNNVRLQVFNDMGQGSMLSIDQIATPLSDK, encoded by the coding sequence ATGTCAAAATATTTTGCGCTTTCGGTGACGGTTATAGCGTTGCTGGCCGTCCAGTCTCAGTGCCAGATGGCAAAACCGGTCTTCGGCCCCGAGCTCGCGAAACTCAGTTTCCTGACAGGGCATTTTTCAACCCAAACCAAAGTCTATATGGATCCGAACTCGGGTGAACCTATCGTGGGATCAGGCACCTCCACACTCCGCTGGGGGCTCGACTCGATGTTTGTGTTCCTGGATGCAACGGAAAACAATCCGGGGCTCGGGCAATACAAAGGATTCGGCATCCTCGGATATGAATCGAGATCCGGGAAATACGTATTGACGATGTACAACAATTTTGGAGACAGGCCCGAATACACCGGGGCCTTTTCGGGCGATACACTCACAATGTCGTCCAACATCAGCACGCCCGAGGGACCGTTCGTTCAAAGCCTGAAGTGGTTCAAGGAGGGAAACAACGTGAGGCTTCAGGTGTTCAACGACATGGGTCAAGGGAGCATGCTTTCAATTGACCAGATTGCGACTCCTTTATCCGATAAATAG
- a CDS encoding class I SAM-dependent methyltransferase yields the protein MTTDPKPTLSLEDPELVSMIDELSLWSAPFGLALLDAVHYGKHLRVLDIGSGLGFPIVELAMRLGETSLLTGIDPWHEGCKRIRQKCDVCGVRNIHVVEGTAEDMPFADSLFDMIVSNNGINNVEDLGRTLEECGRVLKKGGQFVFTMNTEKTFIEFYEVLRSALGDAQLKDGDRIISDHIYLKRRPIDEIKRRLNGSGFKVNSLREDCFSYRFSDGSAMLNHFFIRLAFGESWKKLVPSDIRESVFRKVENEINDSAMRTGAFSMQVPFVTVDCERV from the coding sequence ATGACGACTGATCCCAAACCCACCCTCAGCCTCGAAGATCCGGAATTGGTTTCAATGATCGATGAGCTTTCTTTGTGGTCGGCACCGTTCGGACTTGCGCTGCTCGACGCCGTCCATTACGGGAAGCACTTGAGAGTGCTGGACATCGGGTCCGGGTTAGGTTTCCCGATTGTGGAGCTCGCGATGCGCCTCGGAGAGACATCACTGCTGACCGGAATCGATCCATGGCACGAGGGCTGCAAAAGAATACGACAGAAGTGTGATGTATGCGGCGTGAGGAACATTCACGTCGTGGAGGGAACTGCGGAAGATATGCCATTCGCGGATTCCCTTTTCGATATGATCGTCTCCAATAACGGCATAAACAATGTCGAGGATCTCGGCAGGACGCTCGAAGAATGTGGACGTGTATTGAAAAAGGGCGGACAGTTCGTGTTCACCATGAATACGGAAAAGACGTTCATCGAATTTTACGAAGTGCTAAGGAGCGCCCTGGGAGATGCCCAATTGAAAGACGGCGACAGAATTATTTCCGACCACATTTACCTGAAACGACGCCCAATCGATGAAATCAAACGGCGACTTAATGGGTCGGGTTTCAAGGTGAACTCTCTCCGGGAAGATTGCTTCAGTTACAGATTCAGCGATGGATCCGCCATGTTGAATCATTTTTTTATCAGGCTTGCGTTCGGAGAAAGCTGGAAGAAGCTCGTCCCGAGCGATATCCGGGAAAGTGTCTTTCGGAAGGTGGAAAACGAAATCAACGACTCTGCAATGAGAACCGGCGCCTTTTCCATGCAAGTCCCTTTCGTTACGGTCGATTGCGAGCGCGTGTAG
- the nuoK gene encoding NADH-quinone oxidoreductase subunit NuoK — translation MIPLSYYIGLSAVLFSIGVVGVLTLRNAIVIFMSIELMLNSVNLSLIAFSAYSGDPAGQILVFFVIAVAAAESAVGLAIIIALFRNRLTVNIDEVNILKW, via the coding sequence ATGATACCACTGTCATACTATATAGGTCTAAGTGCAGTTCTCTTCTCGATCGGAGTAGTCGGCGTTCTGACTTTGCGGAATGCTATCGTGATTTTCATGTCCATCGAGTTGATGCTGAATTCGGTCAATCTATCGTTGATCGCTTTTTCGGCATATTCCGGCGACCCCGCGGGACAAATTCTCGTTTTCTTCGTCATCGCGGTTGCGGCGGCCGAATCCGCCGTTGGACTCGCGATAATCATCGCGCTCTTCCGTAACAGACTCACGGTCAACATCGACGAAGTAAATATTCTGAAATGGTAA
- a CDS encoding PBP1A family penicillin-binding protein, which translates to MKWRYTKEEMERYFNDPEYRKSSRRKKKELTRNNRAVRLGALIAVVVLFIGYVVYVVSGLPSLEELENPKPELATRVISADGQVIDQFFLTNRAAVDVNEVPHYVIDALISTEDKKFYSHWGIDPIRILSAMAIDVVHLRAKEGASTITQQLARNLYLSQEVSLTRKIREAVTAVQIERTYTKQEILAMYLNVAYFGRGVYGLESASQLYFDKSSSDLTLPQAALLIGMLRSPGRYDPLEHPSRALTVRDVVLKNLFEDGKISDTTYEDAKKMPLDVKYHGPSTGLAPHFVEMIRQDLEKKAEKYGFDIYRDGLTVYTTLDSRMQAYADSAVDQHIRDYQKLFDSRWDWTTNQATLHTAIDKAIKELPQYRDAVSEDERNMIYSTLETSQSFIDSVKKAEQTIQVGFVCIDPKTGYIKALVGASNYRQFRYGLNHVTQIERQPGSAFKPFIYSVAIDNGYAPSYKLLNQPVTIVMPDGTRWSPRNADGSFGGEVTIREALARSINVVSVRAIQEIAPVNQVIDYAHRMGISTYIPPYASIAMGTNMVIPIQLVSAFGVFSDEGVLTKPIAILRIEDKNGNVIEQNQTQSTEVLSKQTAYLMTDMLRGVVNGGTGSRVRSSFFLDAAGKTGTTQDFGDAWFVGYTPQLVAGVWVGFDDDRIHFTDWDGQGGRAAAPIWGMFMKYAYDDRDIGLPISSFVQPDGVVSATICVQTGKIATEFCPQKVQEIFNAKYLPPVCDVHTSPNQQAVSQPDGRIGY; encoded by the coding sequence ATGAAATGGCGCTACACCAAGGAAGAAATGGAAAGGTACTTCAACGACCCTGAATACCGGAAGTCGTCAAGAAGGAAGAAGAAGGAATTGACAAGAAACAATCGCGCGGTAAGACTCGGTGCGCTGATAGCGGTCGTAGTGCTATTTATCGGCTATGTAGTGTATGTGGTCAGCGGCCTTCCTTCGCTCGAGGAGCTCGAGAATCCAAAACCGGAGCTGGCAACAAGAGTGATTTCCGCCGACGGGCAAGTGATAGACCAGTTCTTCCTGACGAATCGCGCGGCCGTCGATGTCAACGAGGTCCCGCATTATGTTATCGACGCTCTGATTTCAACTGAGGACAAGAAATTCTACTCGCATTGGGGGATCGACCCGATTAGGATATTGAGCGCGATGGCGATCGACGTCGTCCATCTTAGAGCCAAAGAGGGCGCGAGCACGATTACTCAGCAGCTTGCCCGAAACCTTTACCTATCGCAGGAAGTCTCACTGACGAGAAAAATCAGAGAAGCCGTTACCGCAGTTCAGATCGAGCGCACTTACACGAAACAAGAAATTCTTGCAATGTATTTGAATGTCGCCTACTTCGGGAGGGGCGTCTATGGCCTTGAATCCGCGTCGCAACTTTATTTCGACAAATCATCTTCCGACCTTACGCTCCCGCAAGCGGCGCTATTGATTGGAATGCTCCGCTCACCGGGTAGATACGACCCGCTTGAGCATCCGAGCCGCGCGCTGACGGTGAGAGACGTCGTGTTGAAGAACTTATTTGAAGATGGAAAGATCTCCGATACGACTTACGAAGACGCGAAGAAGATGCCGCTTGATGTAAAATACCATGGCCCATCGACGGGTCTCGCTCCGCATTTTGTCGAGATGATAAGGCAGGACCTGGAAAAGAAAGCAGAGAAATACGGTTTCGACATCTACCGGGACGGTCTTACCGTCTACACCACTCTCGATTCGAGGATGCAGGCGTACGCTGATAGTGCAGTGGACCAGCATATCCGCGATTATCAGAAACTTTTCGATTCGAGGTGGGACTGGACCACAAACCAGGCGACTCTCCATACAGCCATCGACAAGGCGATAAAGGAACTTCCGCAGTACCGTGATGCCGTGAGTGAGGACGAGCGGAATATGATCTACAGCACTCTTGAAACGAGCCAATCGTTCATTGATTCCGTCAAGAAGGCTGAACAGACAATTCAAGTCGGTTTTGTCTGCATCGATCCGAAGACAGGCTACATAAAAGCTCTTGTAGGCGCCTCGAACTACCGGCAGTTCCGTTATGGGCTGAATCATGTCACACAGATAGAGCGTCAGCCGGGATCGGCGTTTAAGCCGTTCATTTACTCCGTGGCAATTGATAATGGATACGCGCCCTCTTATAAACTTCTCAATCAGCCTGTGACGATCGTAATGCCTGACGGCACGCGGTGGTCGCCGAGAAACGCGGACGGGTCGTTCGGCGGTGAGGTGACGATTCGGGAAGCGCTTGCGCGTTCGATTAATGTCGTTTCGGTGCGTGCCATCCAGGAAATCGCGCCGGTAAACCAGGTGATTGATTACGCGCACCGAATGGGAATCTCAACTTACATTCCGCCGTATGCTTCGATCGCGATGGGAACCAATATGGTCATACCGATTCAACTGGTCTCCGCATTTGGAGTTTTTTCCGACGAGGGCGTTCTCACAAAACCGATCGCAATTTTGAGAATCGAAGACAAGAATGGAAACGTGATCGAGCAGAACCAGACTCAATCCACGGAGGTCCTGAGCAAGCAGACCGCGTACCTGATGACAGACATGTTGAGAGGCGTGGTTAACGGTGGAACCGGTTCACGCGTGCGAAGCTCGTTCTTCCTTGACGCAGCCGGAAAGACAGGCACGACTCAGGATTTCGGCGACGCGTGGTTTGTAGGCTACACTCCACAACTTGTGGCGGGAGTATGGGTCGGGTTCGACGACGACAGAATTCATTTCACGGATTGGGATGGTCAAGGCGGACGCGCCGCGGCCCCAATCTGGGGAATGTTCATGAAGTATGCTTACGACGACCGTGACATCGGACTGCCTATCAGCTCTTTTGTGCAGCCAGACGGCGTGGTAAGCGCGACGATCTGTGTTCAAACCGGAAAGATCGCTACCGAGTTCTGCCCGCAGAAGGTCCAGGAGATCTTTAACGCGAAGTACCTTCCCCCTGTTTGCGATGTGCACACATCACCTAATCAGCAGGCAGTATCGCAGCCTGATGGAAGAATAGGTTACTGA
- a CDS encoding SDR family oxidoreductase — translation MDLGLRGKTAIVAASTKGLGKAVALALSSEGANVVINGRHKQNLHDATEEIKSATGRTPVALQCDLTKPEDIEKLFDQVEKELGSVHVLVANAGGPPAGNLADFNDEQWLNAIDLNLMSTVRLIRKSLPIMQKQKWGRIVNITSLTVKQPADNLLLSNSVRAAVVGFAKSVSQQVAKDNILINNIAPYYVSTKRVDYLLEETAAKRGITKEAALQNIVKEIPMGRLGTPEEFASVVAFLCSEKNGYITGATIQFDGGAYRGLF, via the coding sequence ATGGATCTCGGACTAAGAGGAAAGACAGCAATAGTGGCGGCGTCCACGAAGGGTCTTGGAAAGGCGGTGGCGCTAGCACTTTCCAGTGAAGGCGCCAATGTGGTCATTAACGGCCGTCATAAACAAAATCTCCACGATGCAACGGAAGAGATAAAGAGTGCCACCGGGAGAACGCCTGTCGCTCTTCAGTGCGACCTTACAAAACCTGAAGACATTGAGAAATTATTCGATCAAGTCGAAAAAGAGTTGGGTAGTGTCCATGTGCTTGTCGCCAACGCAGGAGGGCCGCCGGCGGGAAACTTAGCGGACTTCAACGACGAACAGTGGCTCAACGCAATTGACTTGAACCTCATGAGTACTGTTCGGCTCATCAGGAAGTCTCTCCCAATTATGCAGAAGCAAAAGTGGGGACGAATAGTCAACATAACTTCACTGACTGTCAAACAACCGGCGGATAATCTTCTCCTGTCCAATTCCGTTCGCGCCGCGGTTGTCGGTTTTGCAAAATCGGTTTCGCAGCAAGTCGCGAAAGACAACATCCTCATAAACAACATCGCACCATACTACGTATCTACAAAGCGAGTGGATTACCTTCTGGAAGAAACTGCTGCAAAGAGGGGCATTACAAAAGAGGCGGCCTTACAGAACATCGTCAAGGAGATTCCGATGGGAAGACTTGGAACGCCTGAAGAATTCGCGAGCGTTGTTGCTTTCCTTTGTTCCGAGAAGAACGGTTACATCACCGGAGCAACTATACAATTCGATGGCGGCGCATATAGAGGCCTCTTCTAA